GACGTCCCCATGCCACTTTCTTAATGCCAAAAGCCTGACTGAACGCCTGCTTGCCCAGCACGGCAAGGGCCTGAGGCTGATAACGCTGCATTTTTTCAATAATGGCTTCACCGCCCAGTAACAGTTCATTCCTTTTCAATTCGCTCGCTTCTACCGTTGGCCGCTCCACCAGCATGGTGATGCCGCATCCGGTATCCAACAGATGCCGCTCCTCTTCAGGCTTGAGCAACCGTTCGGTAAATCCTGCCTGATGGATCACTTTCCAGAATCGGTTATTCGGGTTGGCGAAATGATAACCGTGATGCGCTGTCGATAATCCCGGGTTGATACCGCAGAAAACGACCTGAAGGTTGGTTGCCAGAATATCCATGAACATGACGTCCCCTTTACGGCGTACTTTCCGCTGTTATCGCAAAATCTGACAATAATAACAACAAGCTATCCTGCATAGAAAACAGACATCCGGCCGAACAGCTATAGACCTCCCCCGGTACATTACCGTATAATCGTCGCCCGTCCGGCCCCTTAGCTCAGTGGTTAGAGCAGTCGACTCATAATCGATTGGTCGTTGGTTCAAACCCAACAGGGGCCACCAGAATTTCAAGGAGTTACGTTAATAGCGTGGCTCCTTTGTTTTTTCGGGGATATTTTCAAACGGAATTGATGGCGATTTATCCCTTAAGCGTTCACCCTGTTCACTATGCGTTGAAACCACGCCAGCATTGGCCTTAATTGCAATTAGCGCACGATGACGGGCAGCACTTCCACCGTCGGTACGGGAAACGATTGTGAATTCGTTGCGATGATAGCGCGCATGACGGTGGGGATATCGCTTCTTTTCATCCGAAACTCGCCAAGATTAGGATCAAACAGCTTTACCCGGCTGCCATCCGAATGCGCCGCAATGACATGGCCGCTGGCGGAATGAGACATATCCCGCCCAAACAGGATCAGCTTTGATCCTCGGTCAAACAGACTTTCAGACAACCGCTGCATGGCCTCTCCTTCATCCGTAATGACATCCACCGAATCCGCAGATGCCGCGTTGGGAATAATACCTAATCTGCGTACCGTCTCATGCATAGGGTCTTCCGCCTCATTAGCATGGAACCGGTTTTCGTAGTCACGTTGCAAATCGATGACCTCCGGCGTCCGATCCGCAAGGCGATGCATGCGATTACCGGCGCTGCCGTCACGGCTGTTCACATCGTTTAACCACAGCGCGCTATAGATGACGCAGGCGCCTGGATGATCGGGCTCATGCTCTTCAAGCTCGCCGATCTGGTCGAAATCGGCCACCCTGAGCGCCGACCATCCCGTGCCCACGCCACCGGATATCTGTTCTTCACGGTTGGAGGACGAGGCGCACAACCCATGCATTAACACGCTTTGCCAATTCTTTAGGCCGCTATATAGCTGCTGGGGCGGCAAACGTCCGGGCGTCATGGTTTTTGGGGCTGACGAATGCTGAGTGAAGGCTTGCTCCAGCAATTTGCGGCTTGAACTGTCCAGACGATCATGGAGCGTGTCCATATGGGATCTGAATTGATCGCGATTGCTGAAGCGCTGCGACGCCAGCCAAGTTCTGGCTTCATCAAATGTGGTGAACCGCAGGGCGTCTTTTGATGCCCGCGTATCTTGCCCGGGCTGTAGCGACTGGGGACTCATGCCAATCGCCCGAATGCTGTTCGTTTCCATCAATATTTTATCCTTTCTATGCTGAGAAATTTCGAATTGCAGATGCGGGAAGGCGAAGTGTGGGTAAATCAGGGAGACCAACGCGCCTGGAACTTGAAAGATGGCGGATATGCAAATGGCGCGCAATGCCACGCGCAAACCCTGTAGTAACCGTAACTACCGCCATGTTCGCATAACTGCGATACGGAAGTGACCATGACTGAGTGGCAGTGCCGATAAAAAGGTTCCCTCGCTAACGTCTGCAAGCGCGGGCGTTTTTCCCTTCAGCGATTCAAAACCTGACGTCGAATGAGCTAA
This window of the Brenneria goodwinii genome carries:
- the mug gene encoding G/U mismatch-specific DNA glycosylase — protein: MFMDILATNLQVVFCGINPGLSTAHHGYHFANPNNRFWKVIHQAGFTERLLKPEEERHLLDTGCGITMLVERPTVEASELKRNELLLGGEAIIEKMQRYQPQALAVLGKQAFSQAFGIKKVAWGRQTLTIGKTQVWVLPNPSGLNRATLASLVESYQALYRVLHESR
- a CDS encoding YopT-type cysteine protease domain-containing protein, with product METNSIRAIGMSPQSLQPGQDTRASKDALRFTTFDEARTWLASQRFSNRDQFRSHMDTLHDRLDSSSRKLLEQAFTQHSSAPKTMTPGRLPPQQLYSGLKNWQSVLMHGLCASSSNREEQISGGVGTGWSALRVADFDQIGELEEHEPDHPGACVIYSALWLNDVNSRDGSAGNRMHRLADRTPEVIDLQRDYENRFHANEAEDPMHETVRRLGIIPNAASADSVDVITDEGEAMQRLSESLFDRGSKLILFGRDMSHSASGHVIAAHSDGSRVKLFDPNLGEFRMKRSDIPTVMRAIIATNSQSFPVPTVEVLPVIVR